A region from the Metopolophium dirhodum isolate CAU chromosome 9, ASM1992520v1, whole genome shotgun sequence genome encodes:
- the LOC132951978 gene encoding E3 UFM1-protein ligase 1 homolog codes for MSSSDWNEVKLLAADFQRIQLTTSSQRLGERNCVEIVAKLISTKLLDVVFTTDGKEYVTPVHLTKELKDEAYVQGGRINILDAARALKVDPDVASNLCEKLAKDEPDDYCIVHGQLIGLTYLDQIAEDVLDKLEQNGHINSLKISQQFDLPVDIIDSMLEKRNKNLAFNLHKNKNNPYLYYTDSYFNSIKRIVRGALLATTRPVLCTAIINQCSLDEKEFFTVFESLLAEKQVPGMLTDRIGNSCTYVPNIHTKTLNNWVMNFYTNNNYLDYEAMNSVGITDPISYVSRMQLGKELIALTTCSVGPKILDDISAAIEECISAGTWIDIMDFVPVIFDTKDGVLVLEYLLKKNKISKGFQIFDDTALVTDKFIEVQSERIINTLDTKVKKIIESGEYANALINWKIQQKLAEDKNPELSRKEERKKKSGGKHGGGTQGRETKIKAVKKKYGQKSKQHDSDSDEQENKVVASEQFMMEIVNADEIRENLENDETFKDVDEDKNSLIEKIVSYLYPILNKEALRRSQEMYDQVMANRMGDRRKVHQDFRDKLLLLLLDLHQYIKGIQKFDSTETQGQLMSFLLKSIGGEIVEIVKCYVAQNKEHNSESKSNQYDKQVEDAIEKLQKSLTSKLIDDFHEAVDELLSSVDIVQKKHDRKKEREHLQNNRQLLLKSLSDIEDDSAQVLLIATQILFQSITQTMIKVSGKFVSVLLGFLQKHISDQDFSVLQNYHDLVVQLLKAEDPEEKNNIKSKLEETTCNVKNLVINFKKS; via the exons ATGTCGTCGAGTGATTGGAACGAAGTAAAATTGTTGGCTGCTGACTTCCAACGTATTCAGTTGACCACTTCGTCCCAGAG ACTAGGGGAAAGAAATTGTGTAGAAATAGTTGCGAAATTGATCAGTACCAAATTATTGGATGTAGTGTTCACAACTGATGGTAAAGAATATGTAACACCAGTACATTTGACCAAGGAATTAAAAGATGAAGCCTATGTCCAAGGag GTCGTATAAACATACTAGATGCTGCTAGAGCTTTAAAAGTTGATCCAGACGTTGCTTCAAACTTGTGTGAAAAATTAGCAAAGGATGAACCTgatgattattgtattgttcatGGTCAATTGATTGGATTGACTTATTTGGATCAGATTGCTGAGGACGTACTTGACAAACTGGAACAAAATGGACAcataaattctttaaaaatatctcAGCAATTTGATTTGCCTGTGGATATAATTGATTcg ATGCTTGAAAAACGCAATAAAAATTTGGCTTTTAAtctacacaaaaataaaaacaatccaTACTTATATTACACCGATTCTTACTTTAATTCTATTAAAAGAATTGTTAGAGGAGCTCTTCTAGCTACTACTCGGCCAGTCTTATGTACAGctattataaatcaatgttCTCTTGatgaaaaagaatttttta CTGTATTTGAGAGTTTGTTAGCAGAAAAACAAGTACCTGGGATGTTAACAGACCGAATTGGAAATTCATGTACATATGTTCCAAACATACATACTAAAACTCTAAATAATTGGGTTATGAATTTCTACACCAACAAtaactatttag ATTATGAAGCAATGAATAGCGTTGGTATAACTGATCCTATTTCTTATGTTTCACGTATGCAACTTGGGAAAGAATTAATTGCATTGACCACATGTTCTGTTGGTCCCAAAATATTAGATGATATTTCTGCTGCTATAGAGGAATGTATTTCAGCGGGAACTTGGATTGATATCATG GATTTTGTCCCAGTAATTTTTGACACAAAAGACGGAGTATTGGTTTtggaatatttgttaaaaaaaaataaaatatcaaagggttttcaaatttttgatgATACTGCATTGGTAACTGATAAATTTATAGAAGTGCAATCTGAACGTATAATCAATACATTagatacaaaagtaaaaaag attattgaGTCTGGAGAATATGCAAATGCTTTGATAAATTGGAAAATCCAACAAAAGCTTGCAGAGGATAAAAATCCAGAACTCAGCCGAAAAGaagaacgtaaaaaaaaatctggcGGAAAACACGGTGGTGGAACACag GGACGAGAAACTAAGATAAaggctgttaaaaaaaaatatggacaaAAATCAAAACAACATGATTCTGATTCTGACGAACAGGAAAATAAAGTAGTTGCTAGTGAACAATTTATGATGGAAATTGTTAACGCAGATGAAATTAGAGAAAATTTAGAAAACGATGAAACATTTAAAGATGTTGACGAAGATAAGAATTctttaatagaaaaaattgtttcataTCTCTACCC AATTTTGAATAAAGAAGCTCTGAGGAGATCACAAGAAATGTATGATCAAGTAATGGCAAACCGGATGGGTGATCGTCGTAAAGTACATCAGGACTTTCGAGACAAACTTTTATTACTTTTGCTTGATTTACATCAATATATTAAAGGTATTCAAAAATTTGATAGTACTGAAACTCAAGGACAGCTCATGTCATTCTTGTTAAAATCTATTGGTGGAGAGATTGTAGAAATAGTTAAATGCTATGTAGCACAGAATAAAGAACATAACTCAGAG tcAAAATCTAACCAGTATGATAAACAAGTCGAAGATGCCAttgaaaaacttcaaaaatcaTTGACATCTAAACTGATTGATGATTTCCATGAAGCTGTCGATGAGTTATTGTCTTCTGTagatattgtacaaaaaaaacacGATCGTAAAAAAGAAAG ggaacatttacaaaataatcgTCAACTTCTTTTGAAATCGCTATCGGACATTGAGGATGACAGTGCACAAGTACTTTTAATTGCTACACAAATACTTTTCCAATCTATTACACAGACAATGATTAAAGTCTCGGGGAAATTTGTATCTGTCCTCTTGGGATTTTTACAAAAACACATAAGTGATCAGGACTTTTCTGTTCTACAAAATTACCATG ATCTTGTTGTACAACTCTTGAAAGCAGAAGATcctgaagaaaaaaataatattaaatcaaaactaGAAGAAACTACGTGCAATGTGAAAAACCTCgtgataaattttaaaaagtcttaa
- the LOC132951979 gene encoding rab GDP dissociation inhibitor alpha, which produces MDEEYDCIVLGTGLKECILSGMLSVSGKKVLHVDRNKYYGGESASITPLQELFQKFGVKEPDEKEHGRGRDWNVDLVPKFLMANGLLVKLLIHTGVTRYLEFKSVEGSYVYKGGKIYKVPVDQKEALSSDLMGIFEKRRFRNFLIFVQDFQENDPKTWKDVDPQRMSAYQLYTKFGLDKNTQDFTGHALALYLNDDYVNEPAANLIRRIKLYSDSLARYGKSPYLYPLYGLGELPQGFARLSAIYGGTYMLNTPVDEIVFEGSSVVGIKSGGVVAKCKQVFCDPSYIKERVKKTGQVIRCICLLNHPIPNTRDALSTQIIIPQNQVNRKSDIYVSLVSNTHQVSAQGWFIAMVSSKVETSNPELEIKPGLDLLGSIKQKFVSISDYYEPIDDGKDSKLFISKSYDATSHFETTCLDVLDIYKRATGEEFDFSKIKLESEDV; this is translated from the coding sequence ATGGACGAAGAGTACGACTGCATCGTGCTGGGCACCGGTCTCAAGGAATGCATCCTGTCCGGTATGCTGTCGGTTTCGGGAAAGAAAGTGTTGCACGTCGATCGCAATAAGTACTACGGCGGTGAGTCCGCATCGATCACGCCGCTGCAGGAGCTGTTCCAAAAGTTCGGCGTGAAAGAGCCCGACGAGAAGGAGCACGGGCGCGGCCGCGACTGGAATGTCGACCTGGTGCCCAAGTTCCTCATGGCCAACGGTCTACTGGTCAAGCTGCTCATACACACGGGCGTGACGCGCTACTTGGAGTTCAAGTCGGTCGAGGGCAGCTATGTGTACAAGGGCGGCAAAATCTACAAGGTGCCGGTCGACCAGAAGGAAGCGCTGTCGTCTGATCTGATGGGAATATTTGAGAAGAGGCGGTTCAGAAATTTCCTGATATTCGTGCAAGACTTCCAGGAGAACGACCCCAAGACATGGAAGGATGTCGACCCGCAGCGCATGTCCGCCTATCAGCTGTACACCAAGTTCGGTTTGGACAAGAACACTCAGGACTTCACCGGCCACGCTCTGGCTCTCTATCTTAATGATGACTACGTCAACGAACCCGCTGCCAATTTGATCAGACGCATCAAATTGTACAGTGATTCTCTAGCTCGTTATGGAAAAAGTCCGTATCTGTATCCTTTGTACGGGCTCGGAGAACTACCTCAAGGTTTTGCTCGTCTCAGTGCTATTTATGGTGGTACTTACATGTTGAATACTCCCGTTGATGAAATCGTTTTTGAAGGATCGAGCGTTGTTGGCATTAAAAGTGGTGGTGTTGTCGCTAAGTGTAAACAAGTTTTCTGTGACCCGTCCTACATAAAAGAAAGAGTAAAAAAAACAGGTCAAGTAATCCGTTGCATATGCTTATTAAATCATCCTATACCAAACACCCGTGACGCTCTTTCTACTCAGATCATTATTCCACAGAACCAGGTCAACCGTAAGTCTGACATTTATGTTTCGTTAGTAAGCAACACCCATCAAGTGTCTGCACAAGGATGGTTTATTGCTATGGTTTCTTCCAAAGTTGAAACTAGTAACCCAGAATTGGAGATCAAGCCTGGTTTGGATTTGTTGGGATCTATCAAACAGAAATTTGTATCCATTTCTGATTATTATGAACCTATTGACGATGGAAAGGACAGcaagttatttatttcaaagtCGTACGATGCTACATCACATTTCGAGACAACATGCTTGGACGTTTTGGATATTTACAAACGAGCCACTGGAGAAGAAtttgatttttctaaaattaaactaGAAAGTGAagatgtttaa